The proteins below are encoded in one region of Metallibacterium scheffleri:
- a CDS encoding DUF3322 domain-containing protein, giving the protein MNWTTPADLRTQVQRLWDRGDLMRAVVTDTTSWPLRLNLKAPSAADLSDRFEAVRDWVRAVADTPQVRIEWREWNHRVQGTQRLPAAVRLDTLQDALAFIGKARQAQRFEAVWQQTAAAQPPLLAWLSRRPIQALELVDRWERLLAIVAWLQAHPRPAVYLRQVDVPGLDSKFIEAHRGVLAELLDLALPPEVIETDATGVARFTRRFGFLDKPVRIRFRLLDPALPSLPGCEGLPDITLDAASFAALALPVERVFITENETNFLAFPEVADAIVVFGAGYGWEALSRASWLHRCHLHYWGDIDTHGFAILDQLRDYFPNAASFLMDLETLLAHRSHWGEEPDPARHDLARLTPEEAAVYDDLRFDRHQPRLRLEQERVGFGWLCDRLACIPLGALVAPPPPRS; this is encoded by the coding sequence ATGAACTGGACCACGCCGGCCGATTTGCGCACCCAGGTCCAACGCTTGTGGGATCGGGGCGACTTGATGCGTGCGGTGGTCACGGACACCACTTCGTGGCCGCTGCGCCTGAATCTGAAGGCCCCCAGTGCCGCGGACCTGTCTGACCGCTTCGAAGCAGTTCGTGACTGGGTGCGCGCCGTCGCCGATACCCCGCAGGTTCGGATCGAATGGCGGGAGTGGAACCACCGCGTCCAGGGGACGCAGCGGCTCCCGGCGGCCGTCCGGCTCGACACCCTGCAAGACGCCTTGGCCTTCATCGGCAAGGCTCGGCAAGCGCAGCGGTTCGAGGCGGTGTGGCAGCAGACGGCAGCCGCGCAGCCGCCGCTGCTGGCGTGGCTGTCTCGGCGGCCGATCCAGGCGCTGGAACTGGTCGACCGCTGGGAGCGTCTGCTGGCCATCGTCGCATGGCTGCAGGCCCATCCTCGACCGGCCGTGTACCTGCGCCAGGTCGACGTGCCCGGCTTGGACAGCAAGTTCATCGAGGCCCACCGAGGCGTGTTGGCCGAGCTGCTGGACCTGGCTCTGCCACCAGAAGTCATCGAGACCGATGCGACCGGCGTCGCGCGGTTCACACGCCGATTCGGCTTCCTGGACAAGCCCGTCCGGATTCGGTTTCGCCTGCTCGACCCGGCCTTGCCCAGCCTGCCGGGCTGCGAAGGCCTGCCCGACATCACCCTGGACGCCGCGAGCTTCGCGGCGCTGGCGCTACCCGTCGAGCGCGTCTTCATCACCGAGAACGAGACCAACTTCCTCGCCTTCCCGGAGGTGGCGGACGCCATCGTCGTCTTCGGCGCGGGCTACGGTTGGGAGGCGCTGTCGCGCGCCTCGTGGCTGCATCGATGCCATCTGCACTACTGGGGCGACATCGACACCCACGGATTCGCCATCCTCGACCAGTTGCGTGACTACTTTCCGAATGCGGCGTCCTTTCTCATGGACCTGGAGACGCTGCTTGCCCATCGCTCGCACTGGGGCGAGGAGCCCGACCCTGCGCGCCACGACCTGGCGCGTCTCACACCCGAGGAGGCGGCCGTCTATGACGACCTCAGATTCGATCGCCACCAGCCCCGGCTGCGGCTGGAGCAGGAGCGCGTGGGCTTTGGCTGGTTGTGCGATCGACTGGCGTGTATCCCCTTGGGAGCCCTCGTGGCCCCGCCGCCGCCTCGCTCGTAA
- a CDS encoding ATP-binding protein, with the protein MLESSTLGLDFMADNSRVGFRLQRLEVLNWGTFDKRVWRYALDGRNGLLTGDIGSGKSTLVDAITTLLVPAHRVAYNKAAGADSRERSLRSYVLGHYKSERNEVTGSARPVALRDASSYSVILCVFRNEGYDQAVTLAQVFWLKDPQGQPARLFVAAERALAIADDFSGFGSDITALRKKLRGAGCELFDSFPPYGAWFRRRFGIEHEQALELFHQTVSMKSVGNLTDFVRSHMLEPFDSGQRIEALIRHFDDLDRAHQAVLKAKRQVDLLTPLVADGARHQALVAAIQDWRDARDQLRPYFARLKGELLDRRLGLLAEDAVRLDAQIERLDAQRETERVDIGRLERALRDNGGDRLEELAAKTRRLEQDKEQRQKKSDRFQELLARIDEAAPTDEAGFLTQQQGIAQRAEGLRGRIADLDNREREEDFTFRKGREEHTALSDEIESLQRRKSNIDAAQIRIRDALCAALSIGEDELPFAGELIQVRDDEREWEGAAERLLRGFGLALLVPGAHYKAVADWVDRQHLGARLVYFHVLQRKAGQAAGGASLHPQSLVRKLVIKADSPHYEWLEQELRQRFDVACCASSEQFRREARAITRAGQIKDPSGRHEKDDRSRIDDRSRYVLGWSNADKLRALRDQRQRLEERLATLGQRIGEIQQARKELQGRLETLARLEEFTRFADIDWMSLARQIAALTEERARLEAASDTLQELGRQLKAAQDRLADTERKRDEARDKRTEVATKRAAAQDLWNQTARIWDDAPLTGVQSERLDGWRSQALGEHQLSVESCDNREQEVRKWLQERIDAEDKRLARLTERIVNAMRGFKEEFKAETVEMDVSLAALPEYERMLTGLKGDDLPRFEARFKELLNVNTINEIANFNAQLAREREKIREQIDTINRSLAAIDYNPGRFILLVVLPSPDAEIRDFQQDLRACTEGALTGSSDEQYSEAKFLQVKTIIDRFRGREGLSDADRRWTAKVTDVRNWFLFSASERWRADGTEHEHYSDSSGKSGGQKEKLAYTVLAASLAYQFGLEWGAVRSRSFRFVVIDEAFGRGSDESAQYGLRLFQQLNLQLLIVTPLQKIHIIEPFVASVGFVHNEGGRDSRLRCLSIEEYRAHKAAETAEGMAEARSAGDGAAS; encoded by the coding sequence ATGCTTGAGTCGTCGACGCTGGGCCTGGACTTCATGGCCGACAACAGCCGGGTGGGCTTTCGGCTGCAGCGGCTGGAAGTGCTCAACTGGGGCACTTTCGACAAGCGTGTCTGGCGCTACGCGCTCGACGGCCGCAATGGCCTGCTCACGGGCGACATCGGTTCGGGCAAGTCCACGCTGGTCGATGCCATCACGACCTTGCTCGTGCCGGCGCATCGCGTGGCCTACAACAAGGCGGCCGGGGCGGATTCCCGCGAGCGCTCCTTGCGGTCCTACGTACTGGGCCACTACAAGAGCGAGCGCAACGAGGTCACGGGCAGCGCCCGTCCTGTGGCACTGCGCGATGCGTCGAGCTACTCGGTCATCCTCTGCGTCTTCCGCAACGAGGGCTACGACCAGGCCGTGACGCTGGCCCAGGTCTTCTGGCTGAAGGATCCCCAGGGCCAACCCGCGCGTCTGTTCGTGGCTGCCGAGCGGGCCCTCGCCATCGCCGATGACTTCAGCGGCTTCGGCAGCGACATCACCGCCCTGCGCAAGAAGCTGCGCGGCGCGGGCTGCGAGCTGTTCGACAGCTTCCCGCCTTACGGGGCCTGGTTCCGCCGTCGCTTCGGCATTGAGCACGAGCAGGCCCTGGAGCTGTTCCACCAGACCGTCTCGATGAAGTCGGTGGGCAACCTTACCGACTTCGTGCGCAGCCACATGCTGGAGCCCTTCGACTCCGGGCAACGCATCGAGGCCCTGATCCGCCATTTCGACGACCTGGACCGGGCGCATCAGGCGGTGCTCAAGGCCAAGCGGCAGGTGGACTTGCTGACGCCCCTGGTCGCGGACGGCGCGCGCCATCAGGCGCTGGTCGCCGCGATCCAGGACTGGCGGGATGCTCGCGACCAGCTTCGGCCGTACTTCGCCCGGCTCAAGGGCGAGCTGCTGGACCGCCGCCTCGGCCTGCTGGCGGAGGATGCGGTCCGGCTCGATGCGCAGATCGAGCGCCTGGACGCGCAGCGTGAGACCGAGCGCGTTGATATCGGCCGCCTGGAGCGGGCTCTGCGAGACAACGGCGGCGACCGCCTGGAGGAGCTGGCGGCGAAGACTCGCCGTCTGGAGCAGGACAAGGAACAACGCCAGAAGAAGTCCGACCGCTTCCAGGAGCTGCTGGCCCGCATCGATGAGGCGGCGCCGACCGATGAAGCGGGCTTCCTCACCCAACAGCAAGGCATTGCCCAGCGTGCCGAGGGATTGCGCGGACGCATTGCCGACCTTGACAACCGCGAGCGCGAGGAGGACTTCACGTTCCGCAAGGGCCGTGAAGAGCACACCGCCTTGTCCGACGAGATCGAAAGTCTCCAGCGGCGCAAGAGCAACATCGATGCCGCCCAGATCCGCATCCGCGATGCGCTGTGCGCGGCGCTGTCGATCGGTGAGGACGAACTGCCCTTCGCGGGCGAGCTCATTCAGGTGCGTGACGACGAGCGCGAGTGGGAAGGTGCCGCCGAGCGGCTGCTGCGCGGCTTCGGCCTCGCGCTGCTGGTCCCGGGCGCGCACTACAAAGCCGTTGCGGACTGGGTGGACCGCCAGCATCTCGGCGCCCGGCTGGTGTACTTCCATGTGCTGCAGAGGAAGGCCGGTCAAGCCGCTGGCGGCGCCAGCCTGCATCCGCAGTCGCTGGTGCGCAAGCTCGTCATCAAGGCGGATTCGCCGCACTACGAGTGGCTGGAACAGGAGCTTCGCCAGCGCTTCGACGTGGCCTGCTGCGCCAGTAGCGAGCAGTTCCGTCGCGAAGCCCGCGCCATCACGCGCGCCGGTCAGATCAAGGACCCGAGCGGGCGCCACGAGAAGGATGACCGCAGCCGCATCGATGATCGCAGCCGCTACGTGCTCGGCTGGAGCAATGCCGACAAGCTGCGTGCGTTGCGCGATCAGCGGCAGCGCCTGGAGGAACGACTTGCCACGCTGGGGCAACGCATCGGCGAGATCCAGCAGGCGCGCAAGGAGCTACAAGGACGGCTGGAGACGCTCGCACGCCTGGAGGAATTCACGCGCTTCGCGGATATCGACTGGATGAGCCTGGCCCGCCAGATTGCCGCGCTCACCGAGGAACGTGCACGGCTGGAAGCCGCATCGGACACGCTGCAGGAGCTCGGGCGTCAGCTCAAAGCGGCGCAAGATCGGCTCGCGGATACAGAACGCAAGCGCGACGAGGCCCGGGACAAACGTACTGAGGTCGCAACCAAGCGTGCGGCGGCACAGGACCTGTGGAATCAGACGGCCCGGATTTGGGACGACGCGCCGCTGACCGGGGTGCAGAGCGAGCGTCTGGATGGCTGGCGCTCGCAAGCGCTGGGCGAGCATCAACTGTCGGTCGAGTCCTGCGACAACCGGGAGCAGGAGGTGCGCAAGTGGCTGCAGGAGCGCATCGACGCGGAGGACAAGCGCCTGGCCCGTCTGACCGAGCGCATCGTCAATGCCATGCGCGGCTTCAAGGAAGAGTTCAAGGCCGAGACCGTCGAGATGGACGTGAGCCTGGCGGCGCTGCCGGAGTACGAGCGGATGCTCACCGGCTTGAAGGGCGACGACCTGCCGCGATTCGAGGCGCGCTTCAAGGAGCTGCTGAACGTCAACACGATCAACGAGATCGCCAACTTCAACGCCCAGCTCGCCCGTGAGCGGGAGAAAATCCGGGAGCAGATCGACACCATCAACCGCTCGCTCGCCGCCATCGATTACAACCCTGGCCGGTTCATCCTGCTGGTGGTGCTGCCCAGCCCGGATGCAGAGATCCGGGACTTTCAGCAGGATCTGCGCGCGTGCACCGAGGGCGCGCTGACGGGATCAAGCGATGAACAGTATTCGGAAGCCAAATTCTTGCAAGTCAAGACCATCATCGACCGCTTCCGGGGCCGTGAAGGACTGTCGGACGCCGACCGGCGTTGGACCGCCAAGGTCACCGACGTGCGCAATTGGTTCCTCTTCTCGGCCAGCGAGCGCTGGCGCGCCGACGGTACCGAGCACGAGCACTACTCGGATTCGAGCGGCAAGTCGGGTGGTCAGAAGGAGAAGCTGGCATATACCGTGCTGGCCGCGAGCCTCGCCTACCAGTTCGGGCTGGAGTGGGGCGCCGTTCGTTCGCGGTCATTCCGCTTCGTGGTCATCGACGAGGCTTTCGGGCGCGGGTCGGACGAGTCGGCACAGTACGGGCTGCGCCTGTTCCAGCAGCTCAACCTGCAGTTGTTGATCGTCACGCCGCTGCAGAAGATCCACATCATCGAGCCCTTCGTGGCCAGCGTGGGCTTCGTGCACAACGAGGGCGGGCGCGACTCGCGGCTACGCTGCCTGTCGATCGAGGAGTACCGGGCGCACAAAGCCGCGGAGACGGCGGAGGGCATGGCCGAAGCCAGGTCTGCCGGAGACGGCGCGGCATCATGA
- a CDS encoding DUF4194 domain-containing protein: MNDALHENDSVETPPSALPAVPELSQLMVHLLKGVLYRDDDEHLWASLLRLQARVREQAAVLLLDLVLDEAEGHAFLKSRPDPDESEGAPRLPRLVARRPLSYAVSLMLALLRKRMAEFDAGAGDTRLVLSRDEIAELMRVFLPDGTNEARLIDQVDATITKMVDLGFLRRLKPAAGSAQDRGHYEVRRILKAFVDAQWLAEFDARLEVYRTALSAVPAESTDKVTASKGVPDA, encoded by the coding sequence ATGAACGACGCGCTGCACGAGAACGATTCGGTAGAGACCCCGCCAAGCGCGCTGCCGGCGGTGCCCGAGCTGTCGCAACTCATGGTGCACTTGCTCAAGGGCGTGCTCTACCGCGACGACGACGAGCACCTGTGGGCCAGCCTGCTGCGCCTGCAGGCACGAGTGCGGGAACAGGCCGCGGTGCTGCTGCTCGATCTGGTGCTGGACGAGGCCGAGGGCCACGCCTTCCTGAAGAGCCGTCCGGACCCGGACGAGTCGGAGGGGGCGCCGCGCCTGCCAAGACTCGTCGCCCGCCGGCCACTCTCCTATGCGGTGAGCCTGATGCTGGCGCTGCTGCGCAAGCGCATGGCCGAGTTCGACGCCGGCGCTGGCGACACCCGGCTGGTGCTCTCGCGTGACGAGATCGCCGAGCTGATGCGGGTGTTCCTGCCCGATGGCACGAACGAGGCCCGGCTGATCGACCAGGTGGACGCGACGATCACCAAGATGGTCGATCTGGGGTTTCTGCGCCGACTCAAGCCTGCTGCCGGCAGTGCGCAGGACCGAGGGCACTATGAGGTGCGGCGCATCCTGAAGGCCTTTGTCGACGCACAGTGGCTGGCCGAATTCGACGCGCGGTTGGAGGTCTACCGCACGGCGCTGTCCGCAGTACCCGCCGAATCGACCGACAAGGTAACAGCCAGCAAGGGAGTGCCCGATGCTTGA
- a CDS encoding DUF3375 domain-containing protein — MDHATLSTLRDRHPAWRLLASPHAPLVASFLHRVFVAPNMRVMSEADLAEALEDELFALREQLGPEAYPKGAPDYLNDWAAPDKGWLRKFYKPGTDEAQFDLTPATEKAIAWLLTLTERPFVGTESRLLTLFALLEQISAGTEADPIKRVADLRQKRDELDAEIARVLAGDVPLLDDTAIKDRFQQFQQLARELLADFREVEHNFRGLDRKVREKIALWEGAKGALLDEIMGERDAIGDSDQGRSFRAFWDFLMSSRRQEELSARLDQVLGLPAVAALKPEPRTRRVHHDWLEAGEHTQRTVAQLSQQLRRFLDDRAFVENRRILDLLHGIESKALALREATPSGTVMHIDAMGADIELPLERPLFTPSVKPRLVELAFVAGEDDIDTAHLFDQIVVDKARLRSAVQCALRRQPQITLRELLDVEPLHQGLAELVAYLELAHAGDGGDALDGLRTVVDEAVEDPIRWQARNTAGEAVMREARLPRVIFTR; from the coding sequence GTGGACCACGCCACCCTCTCTACCCTGCGCGACCGCCACCCCGCCTGGCGCCTGCTCGCTTCGCCGCACGCACCGCTGGTGGCGAGCTTCCTGCACCGGGTGTTCGTGGCGCCGAACATGCGCGTGATGAGCGAGGCCGATCTTGCGGAGGCGCTGGAGGACGAGCTATTCGCCCTGCGCGAGCAGTTGGGGCCGGAGGCCTACCCCAAGGGCGCGCCAGACTATCTGAACGACTGGGCCGCGCCCGACAAGGGCTGGCTGCGCAAGTTCTACAAGCCGGGCACGGACGAGGCGCAGTTCGACCTGACACCGGCCACCGAGAAGGCCATCGCCTGGTTGCTGACGCTGACCGAGCGGCCATTCGTCGGCACCGAGTCGCGCCTGCTGACGCTGTTCGCGCTGTTGGAGCAGATCAGCGCCGGGACCGAGGCCGACCCGATCAAGCGCGTGGCCGACCTTCGCCAGAAGCGCGACGAACTGGACGCAGAGATCGCCCGCGTGCTGGCCGGTGACGTGCCGCTGCTGGACGACACGGCGATCAAGGACCGCTTCCAGCAGTTCCAGCAACTGGCGCGCGAGCTGCTGGCCGACTTCCGCGAGGTGGAACACAACTTCCGCGGGCTCGACCGCAAGGTGCGCGAGAAGATCGCGCTGTGGGAAGGCGCCAAGGGTGCGCTGCTCGACGAGATCATGGGCGAGCGCGATGCCATCGGCGACTCCGACCAGGGCCGCAGCTTTCGCGCCTTCTGGGATTTCCTCATGTCCAGCCGGCGGCAGGAGGAACTCTCCGCGCGGCTGGATCAGGTGCTGGGGCTGCCCGCCGTCGCGGCACTGAAGCCCGAGCCGCGCACCCGGCGCGTGCACCACGACTGGCTGGAGGCGGGCGAACACACGCAGCGCACGGTGGCGCAACTGTCGCAGCAATTGCGCCGCTTCCTGGACGACCGGGCCTTTGTGGAGAACCGGCGCATCCTGGACCTGTTGCACGGCATCGAGAGCAAAGCGCTGGCCTTGCGCGAGGCCACGCCCTCCGGCACGGTGATGCACATCGATGCCATGGGGGCGGACATCGAACTGCCGCTGGAGCGGCCGCTGTTCACGCCGAGCGTGAAGCCGCGCCTGGTCGAACTGGCGTTCGTGGCCGGTGAGGATGACATCGACACCGCGCACTTGTTCGACCAGATCGTCGTGGATAAGGCGCGCCTGCGCTCGGCCGTGCAATGCGCACTGCGCCGCCAGCCGCAGATCACGCTGCGCGAGCTGCTGGATGTCGAGCCCCTGCACCAGGGCCTGGCCGAATTGGTGGCCTACCTGGAGCTGGCCCACGCCGGGGACGGCGGCGACGCACTGGACGGCCTGCGCACCGTAGTCGACGAGGCCGTGGAAGATCCCATCCGTTGGCAAGCCCGCAACACTGCGGGCGAGGCCGTGATGCGCGAGGCGCGCTTGCCCCGCGTGATCTTCACGCGTTGA
- a CDS encoding DEAD/DEAH box helicase: MTAFAPKVYQQQVLDSVEAYFKTCHELPSPSIAFTATTERLWGRGNAYHPLSGFPSDMPYFCLRVPTGGGKTWLAAKSVQLVNTHLLRCEHSVIVWLVPSKPIREQTIKALKNRSHPYHTALREVGPITVLDLEEAKSVTRATLDTSTTVIVATRQAFQVEEEECRKVYQSSGALMHHFDNLSPTQRDELLTDGEGSERTTPYSLANVLRLRRPFVVVDEAHNSRTELAFDMLARFRPSGVLELTATPDLERTPSNVLHSVSAAELKAEEMIKLPVVLETEPNWQQCLADAIGRRDALHKLADEERRAGAAYLRPLVLIQSEPRRAGIETLDYERVRKELIANHRIPVEEIVVATGEEKGLEQIETDYKGGIADPACPVKFVITQKALAEGWDCPFAYILVSMASLSSATAVEQLLGRVLRQPDAAHRQAKALNQSYAFVVSRNFAETAGALRDRLVAGAGFERREVTEFVTAALPEQARLDLAGHAGRVVVRPVAITLTEKPDLKSVPKPVRDKVSWDGKRNTLTISTPLTADEAEVLKASVTSETAAAAIVEAAEVSRTTAIEFFQTPAERGERFRVPQLALRVQGELQLFDDPEVLEYPWDLSPYDAAPTANDLAALGAALKVSEGGEIDIDDGGHVVSRFLPELQRDLGLVYQPENWDEVRIATWLCRNLPEPSLTHASKQAFVAAWLTDLLRREGFTLARANLQKFLIRNLIEARIRELRKQTVGKAYQQALFGDDAASRVAVSDHYAFEFHAQAYAPSRDYDGRFGHFDFRKHFYGRMGDFDSKEEFECACQLDTWAQQGRIQFWVRNLVRREGSSFFLQKADGRFYPDFLCQLPGAAGQPGPILAVEYKGADRWAGAEDDRLIGGLWANLSEGHCRFVMLKDKQCDRVEEKLSPLPVRSN, translated from the coding sequence ATGACCGCCTTCGCGCCCAAGGTCTACCAGCAGCAAGTGCTCGACAGCGTCGAGGCCTATTTCAAGACCTGCCACGAACTGCCGTCGCCCTCGATTGCCTTTACCGCCACCACGGAGCGTCTGTGGGGGCGCGGCAATGCGTACCACCCGCTATCGGGCTTTCCGTCCGACATGCCGTACTTCTGCCTGCGCGTGCCCACCGGTGGCGGCAAGACCTGGCTGGCGGCGAAAAGCGTGCAACTCGTCAATACACATCTGCTGCGTTGCGAGCACAGCGTGATTGTGTGGCTGGTGCCCAGTAAGCCGATCCGTGAGCAGACGATCAAGGCGCTGAAAAATCGCAGTCACCCGTATCACACCGCGCTGCGCGAGGTGGGGCCGATCACGGTGCTCGATCTGGAAGAAGCCAAGAGCGTGACCCGCGCCACGCTGGACACTTCGACCACGGTGATTGTCGCCACGCGGCAGGCGTTCCAGGTGGAAGAGGAAGAGTGCCGCAAGGTGTATCAGTCCAGTGGCGCGCTGATGCACCACTTCGACAACCTGTCACCTACGCAGCGCGACGAATTGCTGACCGATGGCGAGGGCAGCGAGCGCACCACGCCGTATTCGCTGGCCAACGTGCTGCGCCTGCGCCGCCCGTTCGTGGTGGTGGACGAGGCGCACAACAGCCGCACCGAGCTGGCCTTCGACATGCTGGCGCGCTTCCGCCCGAGCGGGGTGCTGGAACTGACCGCCACGCCCGACTTGGAGCGCACGCCCAGCAACGTGCTGCACAGCGTGTCCGCCGCCGAGTTGAAGGCGGAGGAAATGATCAAGCTGCCGGTGGTGCTGGAAACCGAACCCAACTGGCAGCAGTGTCTGGCCGATGCCATTGGCCGACGCGACGCCCTGCACAAGCTGGCGGATGAAGAACGCCGCGCAGGTGCGGCCTATCTGCGGCCCTTGGTGTTGATCCAGTCGGAGCCGCGCCGCGCCGGCATCGAGACGCTGGATTATGAGCGCGTGCGCAAAGAGCTGATCGCCAACCATCGCATTCCGGTGGAGGAAATCGTGGTCGCCACCGGCGAGGAAAAGGGCCTGGAGCAGATCGAGACCGACTACAAGGGCGGCATCGCCGACCCGGCCTGCCCGGTGAAATTCGTCATCACCCAGAAGGCGCTGGCCGAGGGCTGGGATTGCCCGTTTGCCTACATCCTGGTGAGCATGGCGTCCTTGTCATCGGCGACGGCGGTGGAACAATTGCTCGGGCGTGTGTTGCGGCAGCCTGATGCGGCCCATCGGCAGGCCAAGGCCTTGAATCAGTCCTATGCCTTCGTGGTGTCGCGCAACTTCGCCGAGACGGCAGGCGCGTTGCGTGACCGTCTGGTGGCGGGCGCGGGTTTCGAGCGGCGCGAAGTCACCGAGTTCGTTACCGCCGCACTGCCTGAGCAGGCGCGGCTGGATCTGGCGGGTCACGCCGGGCGCGTGGTCGTTCGGCCGGTGGCGATTACCTTGACCGAAAAACCCGACCTGAAGAGCGTGCCGAAGCCCGTGCGCGACAAGGTGAGCTGGGACGGCAAGCGCAACACGCTGACCATCAGCACGCCGCTCACGGCAGATGAGGCCGAAGTCCTCAAGGCCTCGGTCACCTCCGAAACGGCGGCAGCGGCGATCGTGGAAGCCGCCGAAGTCAGCCGCACCACGGCGATTGAATTCTTCCAGACGCCCGCTGAACGGGGCGAACGCTTCCGCGTGCCGCAACTCGCGCTGCGCGTGCAAGGCGAATTGCAGTTGTTCGATGACCCGGAGGTGCTCGAGTACCCGTGGGACTTGTCGCCCTACGATGCGGCACCGACGGCGAATGACCTGGCGGCATTGGGCGCGGCACTGAAAGTATCGGAAGGCGGCGAGATCGACATCGATGACGGCGGCCACGTGGTCTCGCGCTTCCTGCCCGAGTTGCAGCGCGATCTGGGCCTCGTCTATCAACCCGAAAACTGGGATGAGGTTCGCATCGCCACCTGGCTGTGCCGCAACCTGCCCGAGCCGTCGCTGACTCATGCCAGCAAACAGGCATTTGTCGCGGCGTGGCTCACCGACTTGCTGCGCCGGGAAGGCTTCACGCTGGCACGTGCCAACCTGCAGAAATTCCTGATCCGCAATCTGATCGAGGCGCGCATTCGCGAACTGCGCAAGCAGACCGTCGGCAAGGCCTATCAGCAGGCCCTGTTCGGTGACGATGCCGCCTCGCGCGTGGCGGTGAGCGATCACTACGCCTTCGAGTTTCATGCCCAGGCCTATGCGCCAAGCCGCGACTACGACGGGCGCTTCGGGCACTTCGATTTCCGCAAGCATTTCTATGGACGCATGGGCGACTTCGACAGCAAGGAAGAGTTCGAATGTGCCTGCCAGTTGGATACGTGGGCGCAGCAGGGCCGCATCCAGTTCTGGGTACGCAACCTCGTGCGGCGCGAAGGCAGTTCATTCTTTCTGCAGAAGGCCGATGGGCGCTTCTACCCGGACTTTCTGTGCCAGTTGCCCGGTGCGGCAGGCCAGCCGGGGCCGATTCTCGCGGTTGAGTACAAGGGCGCGGATCGTTGGGCTGGCGCGGAGGATGACCGGTTGATCGGCGGCCTGTGGGCCAACCTGTCGGAAGGCCATTGCCGGTTCGTGATGCTCAAGGACAAGCAGTGTGATCGGGTCGAGGAGAAGCTGTCCCCATTGCCGGTTCGATCGAACTGA
- a CDS encoding AAA family ATPase, giving the protein MTDALKVIVIAGPNGAGKTTFAREFLPHEADCPVFVNADLIAAGLAPFAPESAAMQAGRLMLHELDRHFAARESFAFETTLAGRGYLQHIRAWQAAGYRVKLIFLQLDSAEAAIARVAQRVRQGGHDIPEVTIRRRFAAGRENFERLYGPLVDAWALYDNAGTAPVLLDWSEKP; this is encoded by the coding sequence ATGACCGACGCGCTGAAGGTCATCGTCATTGCCGGGCCCAACGGCGCGGGCAAGACGACGTTCGCGCGCGAGTTCCTGCCCCACGAGGCGGATTGCCCGGTGTTCGTCAATGCCGACCTGATCGCCGCCGGGCTGGCACCGTTTGCGCCGGAGAGCGCCGCCATGCAGGCCGGGCGCCTGATGCTGCACGAGTTGGATCGGCACTTTGCCGCCCGCGAAAGCTTCGCCTTCGAGACGACGCTCGCGGGGCGCGGCTATCTGCAGCACATCCGCGCCTGGCAGGCCGCGGGCTACCGGGTGAAGCTGATCTTTCTGCAGCTCGACAGCGCCGAGGCCGCCATCGCCCGCGTCGCCCAGCGGGTGCGCCAGGGCGGGCACGACATCCCCGAAGTGACGATCCGAAGACGCTTTGCTGCCGGCCGGGAAAACTTCGAGCGTCTGTACGGGCCGCTCGTCGACGCCTGGGCGCTGTATGACAACGCCGGCACCGCGCCGGTGTTGCTGGACTGGAGCGAGAAACCATGA